The Deltaproteobacteria bacterium sequence ACGGCCTTCTCGGGTCAGTTCGACGATCTCTCGGAGCAGGCGGTTTTTTCCCTGGCCGTGGCGGGCGATGGTTTCCACCACCGGGGCGTGAAGACGTTTGGCCAGGAGATCTGTGTTGAGGGTCATGCCCTTGCTCCGGGCCTCGTCCATCATATTGAGGGCCAGAATCAGCGGGATGCCGAGTTCCAGAAACTGCACGCAAAGATAGAGGTTCCGCTCCAGTGAACCGGCATTGATCACGTCGACCACAGCGGCCGGTCGTTCCTCAGCCAGATAGTTTCGGGCGACCAGTTCCTCCTGGGAATAGGCGGTCAGGGAATAGGTTCCGGGGAGGTCGATCACGTGGATACGAACGCCCTGATGGGCAGCGAAGCCCTCCTTTTTCTCTACAGTCACCCCGGGGTAGTTGCCCACATGCTGGTGGGATCCGGTCAGGGCGTTGAACAGGGTGGTCTTGCCCGAATTGGGATTTCCGGCCAGAGCGATGGTGATCGGCCCGGATTCTCTGGAGGCTTCATTCATCGACATGGACCTGAATGAAATCGGCTTCGTTATTTCGCAGGGTCAGGGTGAAGTCCTTGAGGCGAAGGGCCACGGGATCCTTGAGTGGTGCTCGGCCAATGATCAGGATGGGTGAGCCTGGGACGAGGCCCATGTCCCGAATGCGGCGGCCGAGTTCACCACCGGAAGCGACTTCGGCAATGACGCCGCTCTGTCCGGCCTGCATCTGGCGTAAGGGGATGGTCTTGTTCATGAATTTTGATTTTATTCCGAGGGTCAGATCCGCCGTGTCCTCGGAAGAGTGACAAGGGTTGGAGAAACACGCGGCCTCTGGACGCGCAGGATAGTCCGATCAGGGACCAAGCGGGCCGATTTCTGAGAGGGCGATCCCGTCTTTATTCTGTCCCAGGTTCAGGGCCGGATGGTGACGGACACGCGGTTGCTGTCGTCTTCCCGGACATATTTGATGTGGTCGGCCATGCGTCTGCTGAGCAGGATGCCCAGACCTCCCACGGGGCGTTCGTTTATGTTTTCTTCGGTGTCCGGACCGGGCTGGGTCAGAGGATTGAAAGGCCGGCCCTGATCGACGATGTCGATGGTTAGACTTTCGGAGGCGCGACCGGTGCAGGTCACGGCGACCTCCCCGTCATCGCTCCCTGCATAGGCGTACGACACGACGTTGACCAGGAGTTCTTCCTGAATGAGGTCGATTCGGGAGAGGAACCGGACATCGTCGGACACAGCCTGGGCTCGATCCATAATAAAGTCCCGCAAAGGTTCAAGGGACTCGGGTCGGGCTGGCAGGCGCAAGGTGACCTGCTCGGGATCAGCCGAGCTTGGCGACGGCTTCATCCTGGGTTCCGTAGACCGGGAAGATGGAGGCAAATCCGGAGATGTCGAAGACCTCCTTGACCATACCGGCAAGGCTACAGAACACGATTTGGCCTCCGGCGCCTTTGATCTTCTTGCCTGTCGCCAGGATGCTCCGCAGGCCTGCGCTGCTGATGTACTCGAGATTTTCGAGATCAATGGCTAGAGCCAGATCCCCAGAATCAATGA is a genomic window containing:
- a CDS encoding anti-sigma factor antagonist codes for the protein MDIKTSKKGIATVVMVSGRMDAVTAPDFEKRCSELIDSGDLALAIDLENLEYISSAGLRSILATGKKIKGAGGQIVFCSLAGMVKEVFDISGFASIFPVYGTQDEAVAKLG
- a CDS encoding ferrous iron transport protein A: MNKTIPLRQMQAGQSGVIAEVASGGELGRRIRDMGLVPGSPILIIGRAPLKDPVALRLKDFTLTLRNNEADFIQVHVDE
- a CDS encoding ATP-binding protein, which encodes MKPSPSSADPEQVTLRLPARPESLEPLRDFIMDRAQAVSDDVRFLSRIDLIQEELLVNVVSYAYAGSDDGEVAVTCTGRASESLTIDIVDQGRPFNPLTQPGPDTEENINERPVGGLGILLSRRMADHIKYVREDDSNRVSVTIRP